Proteins encoded together in one Branchiostoma floridae strain S238N-H82 chromosome 18, Bfl_VNyyK, whole genome shotgun sequence window:
- the LOC118405841 gene encoding leucine-rich repeat and death domain-containing protein 1-like — protein sequence MTGNKIDSLPVEIANLKRVQQFGLNHNQMDHLPLGMCSMYDLQLLSLEGNRIPELPSEFSNLVHIKQLELSSNSLEDFPDCLCVLVQLEYLGMNNNQVDQVPAEISHLRKLRVFLLNGNQFRDLPKEICTLRKLERLGLSRNLITKVAVEVKKLDNLTELSLNHNQFTDFPTQVCYIPNLQLLTFDQSGGPGVQSLPDEIAELQHVTELVLDNNNIMALPTVMGTMSNLLHLSLANNQLMFVPESLCELPQLRSLQLQGNQLQRLPNNFGHLAREVELNLTGNPLMRPPTVVCDGGKVTPIGRYLKKAEQRDELLLQKMVQCVQTSITTKDVYTTVLPKLRLPKDALEVLAGMGRHAPIPDKLRVAMARWKELQATPAAGVERLIRIFDVLDIQDILGKLKTMKIRAQQHRL from the exons ATGACCGGTAACAAGATCGACTCCCTCCCCGTGGAGATCGCTAACCTGAAGCGTGTTCAGCAGTTTGGGCTGAACCATAACCAGATGGACCACCTGCCGCTGGGGATGTGCTCCATGTACGACCTGCAGCTGCTCTCGCTGGAGGGCAACAGGATTCCTGAGCTGCC GTCGGAGTTCTCCAACCTGGTTCACATCAAGCAGCTGGAGCTGAGCAGCAACTCCCTGGAGGACTTCCCAGACTGCCTCTGTGTGCTGGTCCAGCTGGAGTACCTGGGCATGAACAACaaccag GTCGACCAGGTCCCAGCTGAGATCTCACATCTACGGAAACTCCGAGTTTTTCTTCTCAACGGAAACCAGTTCAGGGACCTACCCAAGGAG ATATGCACCTTAAGGAAGCTGGAACGTCTTGGCCTGTCCCGTAACCTCATTACCAAGGTCGCAGTAGAGGTCAAGAAGTTGGACAACCTGACGGAACTCAGTCTGAACCACAACCAGTTCACGGACTTCCCTACACAG GTGTGCTACATTCCCAACCTGCAGCTGCTGACCTTTGACCAGTCAGGTGGGCCAGGTGTGCAGTCATTGCCGGACGAGATCGCCGAGCTTCAGCATGTGACAGAACTGGTgctggacaacaacaacatcatggCACTCCCCACTGTTATGG GAACCATGTCCAACCTCCTGCACCTGTCCCTAGCCAATAACCAGCTGATGTTTGTGCCGGAGAGCCTGTGTGAGTTGCCGCAGCTGCGCAGCCTGCAGCTGCAGGGGAACCAGCTGCAGCGACTGCCCAACAACTTCGGACACCTGGCCAGAG AGGTTGAGCTGAATCTGACAGGAAACCCGCTGATGAGACCCCCCACGGTGGTGTGCGACGGAGGGAAGGTCACCCCCATTGGGCGATACCTGAAGAAGGCGGAACAGAGGGACG AACTGCTGCTACAGAAGATGGTGCAGTGTGTCCAAACCTCTATCACCACTAAAGATGTCTACACAACAGTACTGCCCAAACTCAGACTACCCAAG GATGCCCTGGAGGTTCTGGCAGGAATGGGTCGTCACGCGCCAATCCCGGACAAGCTGCGGGTTGCCATGGCGAGGTGGAAGGAGCTGCAGGCCACGCCCGCGGCCGGCGTGGAGCGCCTGATCAGGATCTTTGACGTTCTGGACATTCAGGACATTCTGGGCAAACTGAAAACAATGAAGATCAGGGCACAGCAGCATAGGTTATAG
- the LOC118405545 gene encoding uncharacterized protein LOC118405545 has translation MAGAVQWVFPFSGLTLQTFIVFCATFLLACVVFKRSRNLPPYPAGRVPILGHLLALGREPPLKLTAWRRQYGDVFTVRMGMEDVVVLNGYTAVKDALVDRSELFASKAPMYQVDVMLGFGKDIFSASWGSEFRQRKRFATTVLKNLGMRVGRGSIEGNIREEANCLRNRIAENDGQPFDIAHDVMVAVANIICSMAFGKRYDYKDESFRELSQAINTVSSELATGQIISFFPWLRFVPVVNRSIVNVLKENSKVQKVLREEISRHREHLDRENPRDFIDFCLLEVDQQDKVDGLTEENVMYITKDLFFAGIETTTNTLLWSLLYMVSNPDVQNKVQQELDAVVGASLPALSHRSQLPYVNACLMETMRIRTLLSVILHATAQEVKVQGYDISKGTRVLMNMHSLHMDPAYWPDPDRFDPERFLDAEGNVINKLPAFMPFSGGHRVCLGEQLARMELFLFFSTLLQSFTIKTPEGAPPPNTDGIFGLALKPHPFQLCAIPQISRAPIPHKLRVSMARWKELQATPAAGVERLIRIFDVLDIQDILGKLKTMKIRLELVDCVFNPKGMAAVVSWIAGSVQEILLISGLTAQTCLVFCAAFLLAYVLLKRPQNLPPYPAGRVPVLGHLLALGRAPHLKLTAWRRQYGDVFTVRMGMEDVVVLNGYTAVKDALVDRSELFASRPPVYLFDAFGKNKDILTGHWDPGFKQRKRFSTTVLKNLGMKVGRGSIEEKIVEEAKFLHNRVAEYEGKPFDIAHDVTVTVANVICTMTFGRRYDYEDESFQVLSEAVTAVGTELAAGQIISVFPSLRFVPGVNRVGTNLVEHLSKLQRVLWEELSRHREHLDRENPRDFLDFGLLEVERQEKVDGLTEEIVIYLTQNIFVAGTETTADTLLWALLYLTQNPAIQHKIHEELDAVVGASLPALSHRSQLPYVNACLLETMRIRTLVPLSAPHATTQDVKVQQFDIPKGTQVLPNLHSLHTDPAYWPDPDRFDPERFLDAEGNVINKPESFMPFSGGRRVCLGEQLARMELFLFFSTLLQSFTFKTPEGAPPPNTDGVVGITLTPHPFKLCAIPR, from the exons ATGGCCGGTGCTGTCCAATGGGTTTTCCCGTTTTCTGGGCTGACCCTGCAGACGTTTATTGTCTTCTGCGCGACTTTCCTCCTGGCATGTGTCGTCTTCAAGCGGTCCCGAAACCTGCCTCCTTACCCAGCAGGACGCGTGCCTATTCTCGGGCACCTCCTCGCCTTGGGCCGAGAACCGCCACTAAAACTAACGGCGTGGAGGCGGCAGTACGGGGACGTCTTCACCGTCAGGATGGGGATGGAAGATGTGGTGGTTCTGAACGGCTACACTGCCGTCAAGGACGCGCTCGTGGACAGGTCCGAGCTGTTCGCGTCGAAGGCACCAATGTACCAGGTTGATGTGATGCTTGGTTTCGGAAAAG ACATATTTTCTGCCAGCTGGGGTTCCGAGTTCAGACAGAGGAAGAGGTTTGCCACCACCGTCCTGAAGAACCTGGGCATGAGGGTCGGCCGTGGCAGCATCGAGGGCAACATCCGAGAGGAAGCAAACTGTCTCCGGAACAGG ATTGCAGAAAACGACGGACAGCCCTTTGACATCGCTCATGACGTCATGGTGGCGGTTGCAAACATCATCTGCTCCATGGCGTTCGGGAAGCGCTACGACTACAAGGATGAATCGTTCCGGGAGCTCTCTCAGGCGATTAATACGGTATCATCTGAACTCGCAACTGGGCAAATCATCAGCTTTTTCCCCTGGCTACGGTTTGTTCCTGTCG TGAACAGATCCATCGTCAATGTGCTGAAAGAGAACTCCAAGGTCCAAAAGGTGTTAAGAGAGGAGATATCTCGCCATCGGGAACACCTGGATCGCGAGAACCCGCGAGACTTCATCGACTTCTGCCTGCTGGAGGTTGATCAGCAGGACAAGGTGGACGGTCTGACGGAGGAGAATGTCATGTACATTACGAAGGACCTCTTCTTCGCTGGAATTGAGACAACCACTAACACACTGCTCTGGAGTCTGCTCTATATGGTTTCGAACCCCGACGTCCAAAATAAG GTACAGCAGGAGCTTGATGCCGTTGTTGGTGCGAGTCTGCCCGCCCTGTCCCACCGCTCCCAGCTGCCCTACGTGAACGCCTGCCTGATGGAGACCATGCGGATCCGCACTCTTCTGTCTGTCATCCTTCACGCCACCGCGCAGGAGGTCAAAGTGCAGGGATACGACATTTCTAAGGGAACTCGG GTGTTGATGAACATGCACTCCCTCCACATGGACCCCGCCTACTGGCCTGACCCGGACCGGTTTGACCCCGAAAGGTTTCTGGACGCGGAAGGGAACGTCATCAACAAACTTCCAGCCTTCATGCCTTTTTCAGGAG GCCACCGTGTATGTCTAGGTGAGCAGCTGGCCCGGATGGAacttttcctgttcttctcGACCCTGCTGCAGTCCTTCACCATCAAGACGCCAGAGGGCGCTCCTCCTCCAAACACTGATGGCATATTTGGTCTGGCGTTGAAACCGCATCCGTTCCAGCTCTGTGCGATTCCGC aaaTCTCGCGCGCGCCAATCCCGCACAAACTGCGGGTTTCCATGGCGAGGTGGAAGGAGCTGCAGGCCACACCCGCGGCCGGCGTGGAGCGCCTGATCAGGATCTTCGACGTTCTGGACATTCAGGACATTCTGGGCAAACTGAAAACCATGAAGATCAG ACTTGAACTTGTTGACTGCGTCTTTAATCCTAAAGGCATGGCTGCTGTCGTCAGCTGGATAGCTGGGTCTGTCCAGGAGATTCTGCTGATCTCTGGACTGACTGCGCAGACCTGTCTTGTCTTTTGTGCGGCTTTTCTCCTGGCATATGTTCTCTTGAAACGCCCCCAAAACCTGCCTCCCTACCCGGCAGGACGCGTGCCTGTTCTCGGGCACCTCCTCGCCTTGGGCCGAGCGCCTCACCTCAAGCTGACGGCGTGGAGGCGGCAGTACGGGGACGTCTTCACCGTCAGGATGGGGATGGAAGATGTGGTGGTTCTGAACGGCTACACTGCCGTCAAGGACGCGCTCGTGGACAGGTCCGAGCTGTTCGCGTCCAGGCCGCCAGTCTACCTGTTCGATGCGTTTGGAAAAAACAAAG ACATCCTTACTGGACATTGGGATCCAGGATTCAAACAGAGGAAGAGGTTTTCCACTACCGTCCTGAAGAACCTGGGTATGAAGGTCGGACGTGGTAGCATCGAGGAGAAAATCGTAGAAGAAGCCAAGTTTCTTCACAACAGG gtggcAGAATACGAAGGAAAGCCATTTGACATCGCCCATGACGTCACCGTAACGGTCGCAAACGTCATTTGCACCATGACGTTCGGGAGGCGCTACGACTACGAGGATGAGTCGTTCCAGGTGCTCTCGGAGGCCGTTACAGCCGTAGGGACTGAACTTGCGGCTGGCCAAATCATCAGCGTCTTCCCTTCCCTGCGCTTTGTTCCTGGAG TTAACAGGGTTGGTACAAATTTGGTCGAACACCTCTCGAAGCTGCAGAGGGTGCTGTGGGAGGAGCTCTCGCGCCATCGCGAACACCTGGATCGCGAGAATCCGCGAGACTTTCTGGATTTCGGTCTGCTGGAGGTTGAACGGCAGGAGAAGGTGGACGGTCTCACAGAGGAGATTGTCATCTACCTGACCCAGAACATCTTTGTGGCCGGGACAGAAACGACGGCAGACACTCTGTTGTGGGCTCTTCTCTACTTAACCCAGAATCCAGCCATTCAACATAAG ATACACGAGGAGCTTGATGCCGTTGTTGGCGCGAGTCTGCCCGCCCTGTCCCACCGTTCCCAGCTGCCCTACGTGAACGCCTGCCTGCTGGAGACCATGAGGATCCGCACTCTTGTTCCCCTATCGGCCCCCCACGCCACCACACAGGACGTCAAAGTCCAGCAGTTTGACATCCCCAAAGGAACCCAG GTACTACCTAACCTGCACTCACTCCACACGGACCCCGCCTACTGGCCTGACCCGGACCGGTTTGACCCCGAAAGGTTTCTGGACGCGGAAGGGAACGTCATCAACAAGCCCGAGTCCTTCATGCCCTTTTCAGGAG GCCGCCGTGTGTGTCTGGGTGAGCAACTGGCCAGGATGGAGCTTTTCCTGTTCTTCTCGACCCTGCTGCAGTCCTTCACCTTCAAGACGCCAGAGGGCGCTCCTCCTCCAAACACTGACGGCGTCGTTGGAATAACGCTGACCCCGCATCCGTTCAAGCTCTGTGCGATACCTCGTTAG